CAGTTCCGCCCATCATAGGCTGAATAACTTCTGCAACAGGTTCTGTGAGTGCTTCTGGTTCAGCAGGTAGCCCTCCCATTTCAGAGACGGTAGGAGGGAGAGTCCCAACTTGATCCAGAAGGCCACGGATCGATGCGGGTAGCCCTTGGTCGATGAGCTGGAGGGGTTTGCGTCGATACTGTTTCATCTTGACTGTCCTCTACTTGCTACTCAAAACCAGCGGTCCTACAGATTGCGGCTAATCATATAGTGAATCAATTTGGGGATAAACGCTTTCTCTTCAGAGTCGGGGGCATCGCCATAGGCCACTGAGAATTCTGCTAAGGCTGCTTCGGCAAACTGATGGGCGACTGCGATCGCATAGGCAATACTGCCATAATCCTGCATTCGTTGAATCACCCAGCTCACCTCATCTTCAGACCGTTCATCTCGAGGCTTGTCCATAAAGAATTGCAACATATTTCGCTCCGAAGGGGTGCCCTGTTTAAATAGGTGCACTAACATCAACGTTCGCTTCCCCTCCCAAATATCGCCACCAATTTCTTTGCCATACCGTTGAGAATCCCCCACCAAATTAAGCACATCATCCTGAATCTGAAAGGCAGCCCCCATAAAGTATCCAAATTTATTGAACCGATCGAGGTCTAGGGTGTCCTTGGAGGCAATCAAGCCGCCAATCCGGCAGGGATGCATAAAGCTATACCAACAGGTTTTGTTCAAAATCATCTGCAGGTAGTCGGTCTCAGTGACATCACAGCGATTGTCCCGTACCCAGCCCAGTTCTGAAGCTTGCCCCTCCAGGGATTTCAACATCAAATGCTCAAATTCTTCATAGATCCGTTGGGTCAGTTGATGGCCCAGCAAGGGGATATTCTCCCGTACCAATCTCAGGCTTAAGGCATTCATGGCATCGCCAATATTAACGGCGATGGGCACCCCCTGCTCAGCCTGCATGGTGGGCATCCGATGACGACATTCACTGTTATCTTCCACATCATCATGAACTAGGAAAGCATTGTGAATCATTTCTAAGGCAACGGCTGATTTGAGAGACTGTTCTTCAGTTCCCCCAAAGGCCTGACAGGTCGCCATACACAAGGCGGGTCGCAATCCCTTACCCATATGAGAGAGATGTCTTTTTAACGGCTCATACAGATAGCGTTGGGGTTCTCCCGTCGGAATCACAGCCAACAAAGCGGCCAAAGTCACGTCTCGGTAATGACCGAGATGGACCTGAAGGGTCTCTAGATCCTGAGGGGCAAGGGCAGCTAGGGGCACAAGGCACCTCTTAACGGGTAGGGAATGAGACTATTCATCACTCAGGAATGATGCGGACTTTTCCAGAGCGCGGCTGAGCAGGAGAGGGTTGGGGGTGTTCTGATAATGTTTGGAGAGTAGCTAAGTTAGGGATTGTTTCAGGCATAGTTTGGGACTCGGCCATCCGCACCACAATATCTAACACCGACTTTTGCACCACTTCCATCAGCTCTTGCCGCAATTCAACGTTGTCAAATCCTTGAGTGCCGACTGCATAAAGGGGGTTACCTAATTTTTCTAGGGGCTGATCAATGGTGACTCCTAACAACTGTTCTAGAATGCGGCCTCCTTGGTGGGCCAGTCTGAGAACCGATAACCCCCATCGCACCAAACTGTCATCCCAGGGTAAGCCCTGATGAAATCGAATGCGATCGATCACTCGCCAAGGTTCAAAAATTTCTTGCTCATGCAGTTTCCAAGTCTTGCACGGGGGAACATCTGCTTTTGCAGCAGCAATAATGCCATTGACAGCCCGACGGGCCGCTTCATTGGCTCCTTCCATCGTCGCTAGATCCGTATAGGTGCGGACGTAATCAGAAGCGAGAAACAGATTGGGAATATCCGTCACGGCATCAGGGCGCTTCGACCAAGTATTAATTAAATTGACTAGGAGTGGTTCTTCATTCGTGTCTCCTTCCCCTTCTACGAGATAAATGGCGGGATCCAAAAACCAATGGTCTAAAAATTCGTCTTTGAGAATTTCTTGACCGTGGATATTGATACTCTTTTTGAGTTGTGCCCAGACCTCATTTTTGACTTCTTCCCGGGTACATTCCTTGGCAGTTTTACCGTTGAGACCTGGTTCATCCCACTCGGAGATATCAACAGAGATGATGCCTTTAATTCGGCCATCCGCATACTGATTAAAATCAACCCCAGGCCAGAACTGTCGTTGGGAAATGGACGTGAGCGCCCAGGGAGAATCCACATAAATCGCATGACCATGGGACAGGGGCACATCCTCTGTTAAATACAGTTGGATGCCATTCATCCAGGACACCCCGCCTTCACTGAGCTGATGGAGCTTGCCTAATTCTGGATCCGCCGTTTTAATACTGTCGGTAACCAGCTCCGCCATGCGTTCGATCGGGACTGCAGCAATGTAATAGTCCCCTTGGGCCTGAAAGGTTTGTCCCTCTGTTTCAATCGTGACCCCCTGAATCAGGCCATTTACACAGTCAATGGCTAAGACCTTGGCCTCCAGATGATATTGCACCCCTTGTTGAATTAAGTAGGCCAGCCAAGGATTGATCCAGGCATCGTTGGTGGGTGCATTGAGCACGCGATCGCTACTCGGTCCCGGCTCTACTAAATCAAACAGGAGCTGGACAAAAATATCACCAATCGTTTTGGTACTCGCCAGGTGGGCTTTTGCTGCGACCAAGGAGCGAGTAATGCCATGACCAAAAATTTTCTGATAGGCCGGGGAACGATGGTCTGCTTCTACAAACTCCCACCAGTCTTCTTTCTCATACTCCGCTAAGCGCCGTTCTTCACAGGAGGTAATGATTTGCCAGACCTTGGTGCCGAAAAACGCAATTTCTTCGGGAGAAACTCCAAAGTCAGGTCCAAAGATGGTTGGAAACTCATTGAGAATTTCCTGGACATCTGAAAAGGTGCGAGGAGAGCGGGATGGAAACACAATGGGACGCTGACCATAGCGAGCCATTTCGACCCGCGTAGTATCGACCAAATTATCGGCAACGGTTTTGTCTTTCCCGTAAGGAATCCGCGCCATTGTATCGACAATATGCTTGTAGAAGCGGGGGAAAAATCGGAAGCCATGTTCCCCAGGTAGTGGCTTCCGAGGGCCATTGGGTCCCATGCCCCCTGTATTGGGCACAGGAATACTGCGGGCCTTACCCCCCGGAATCTTCTTGGCTTCGTATACTTCTACGGCAAACCCTCGTTCAATCAGCTCATGGGCGGCACTCAGTCCGGCAACGCCGCCACCAAGGATCACAACCTTCTTTTGCATGATGTTTCCTGTCTAGCTATGAGGGAGGATGGGGATCAAAATTTGGGCTTAGGACAAAGAAAAGGCACTCACGGCACCTTCTTCCTTCACTCTCAGCACAAATTTCTCATAGACTCGGAACAGATATCTCGCCTCGTTATTGACATTTAAAAATTGCACGGTGGGGGAAGTGGCCACGACTAAATCAATGGGATCACCCGCTAAAGAAACGACCACAACTTGATAATCTTGTAATGTACTGGAACGTAAGAGCTGTGTACCTAACAAAGGCTCAATGCGATCTTTGGGTAGCACAAGAGAGTCATTTGGGGTATTTGCCTCAACAAACGCACCTTGACCTAGGATGCAAGCAAACGGACCCAGATGCCCACTTGACTCAAGGTTTGCGATCGCACCCGCAATATTAATAACAAGCCGCTCACCCGTAGAACCCGAAATTGGATCATATGACGATCTATCCACAAGCCCATCTGCTTGTTGACCGCCCTTCACTCTACACAAAATGGGGCTTCTAGCAACCTTCAATTGTTGATTGGTTGGGTCAGCCTGAGGTAGGCCATTAAAAATGATTGCATCTTCTGAACGTGCTAATAAATTAGCTGCTCGCCGAAATACAGAAATTGCACCGATTAAATTCTCTTCAGCTAGCTGACGCTGTTTCAGCTCAATGTAAACAGACAACGTCCAAAGCCTTAGCGTATCAATATCGTCAACTTTAATAGGATCTAGTACTAGATCCTCGGATATGGGATCTTCTTCAGGTTCAACTTCAATTAGTGTTTGGCTGCGAACCACAGTGGCACTTTGTTCAAGGGGACCGCAACAAGCTAGAAATGATCCCGCAACACTAACCTTACTCACCTCATCAGCAACAAGCTGTTGTATCTGATTCCACTGCTCAGAAGTCCAGTCAATTTGAGAGCTCATAGGGGCTGAATATCCTATATATCGAAAGATAAGCTAACTGCTTGCACAACACAGTTATTAGTAGAAAACCCAGTGCAGAAAATCAGATCATATAAACAAAATGGAATTGCCAAAAGTTTACAACAAACTAGAGGGCATACAAATCATAAATTACGAGTAAATCTGACATTTGCACTTCCCCAATTCCGATGCACTGGAGTCGATTTAGCCATTTATACTTTGGATGCTCAGTTAAGAATCGAGGGGTTACTCTCAGTGGAGGGGCATTGAGCCATTGTTGCTTAAGGAAATTTTGATATCCCTTTTGTCCTAATTCAAAAACCCCTGAATATCTTGTTTGAATCAGGGCTCCATCAACCGTTTGAAGTGTGGCATAAGCCCCTACAATACCGATTCCATCATGACGAATAGTCATATGGTCTCCCCCTTGTGGACCAAAAATGGCATTTAACTTTGGACCATTCACCTGTCCTGCCTTGATGGACCAGTTGACCTTCAAGCCCTCCGGAGTTTCTCCAATAATTTCAGGAGGCTCTTGTAACTGAACTTGCACAGTAGCAAGATAATTTAAATTACATGGGAATCGATGAAACTGCGATGACTTACTGGTTGGAGTTTTTGATGTGGATTGAGGAGTAGTTAATGACGATGGCAAATCATTGATAACAAAGGAGGAAGGAAATTGCTGCGTGTTGCAAACATTGGGTACTTGCCGTCCTGCACAAGATAGGGTTACCAAATACTCTACTTTTTGGGGTTCCAATAATGACAGGAAATGAACTGAGAAGTATTGCTTTGCAGCGACATAATCAGAGTGGCGAAGTACACCAGCAGTGGATTGAACCAGTCTATTTTTATTTGAACGATAATAGACGGTAACCTTATTTGCCGGATGTAGTGGATAAACCCCAACTGTAATAGAGATGCCTTGCCTAGTTGCTATAAAGCTCTCAGATGCTGGAGCATCCTCCGTTCCATACCAAAGCTTTAACCCATCCTGGCAAACTTCCATGAGAACCTATCATCCCTCTAAAGAGACAGAGCTTTCTAATTCATCTAGAAAAATACGGACTTGACTAAGGTCAGGCGTACCCAAGCTTTCCGTAAACCGATTATAAATTTCGGAGGTACATTCCCGAGCTGCGTTCACGCTACCCTGGGAAAGCCAAAAACGACCTAGGCCAAGAACAGCTCTAAGTTCCAACATGATCGAATTTTGTTTACGGGCAAGGGATGTGGCTTTTTTAAAGCAGTCTTTCACGATGCTGACATCAGAAGCCTTGAGTATGGGTTGAGTTTGACTGAATTGTTGCCATAAAAACTCAGCTTTCAAACGATATAACTCAGGCTCCATATGATGCTCATTCCGAGTTGTCGCCTCTTGAATTCCTGCTTCTAATGCTTGAAAGGCTTCCTCAAAACGCTCAGACAACCAATAAACCTCCGCCAACATCCCCATAACTTGTGGAAAAATAACTGAAGTTCCAGTGTTCTTAAATAACTCCAACCCTTCGATCATTTCCTGCAGACCATCTTGAGTTTTCCCTTGCCAAGCAATTGACCATCCATGAAAGAGCATCGCCACAGGAATCCACAATAGAAACCCTTCTGTGCGGGAGATATCCAGTAATTCTGCTGATTTTTCTTCAACTAAGGGCAAGTTACGAGTCAGATGATACTGATGCAAGCTAGCACCTAAGGCATAAGCTTTATTGGGAAGGTGGTTCAGGTTTTGGGCAAGTTCCATAGCAGTTTCTACCTGTTTGGGCAACTCATCTGGATAGCCCAACATCCAAAGGCTGCCTGCCAGAAACATGTGTATACATACTGCGGAAGAAAGCTGGGTTTCAAATACTAAATGTTGCTCTGCTTCAAACTCAAATCTGGTTAACCCTTCATTAGCGACCTCTCTGGCATCAACATATTCACCCCGATAAAACTGGGTATAGCCCACTGCATGGCAAGCCATCTCATGCATGATCGGTTGATCAGCGAGTTGAGCTCTCTGCCATACTTCTCCTCCAGCCTCAAGGGCTTCATCCATTTGGCCACGGAGAAAGTAATTCGTCCACAGTCCCCATAAAGCCTTAGATTGACTTTGCTGGTCTTCAGTTTTTAGGCTGAGTACCTTTGCGCGAAGACAGGTTTGTTCAACTTCTACAGACGCCCAACCTTTAATCGCCATAAAGGCGGGAGCAAGGCAAAGCTGTATCTTCAGTTCCAATCCATCTCGTTCGTTGTTATCAGAAAGACCGTCAAGTAATTCAAGCCCTCGTATCAGATGTGCGATCGCTTCCGAATTCGCGGCTTGCTCTAAATCTCGTTGTCCAGCCTGTAACCAATATTGGATGGCAATATGCAGAAGCCCCGCTTCCGTGAAGTGATAGGCCAACAGCTCTGGGCGAATTGTTCCTTGATCATCCCTGCGTCGCTCCAGGGTATAGGCAATGCGCTGATGGTAAGCTTGCCGACGTATTTTCACTAAAGATTGGTAAGCCGCATCCTGGATCAGTGCATGTTTAAATTGATACTTAGCAAAAGGGGGAGACCCTTCTTGATAGAGGAGTCCCGATTCAACCAGTTGATTCAGACCATTGCGTAGAGTGGCTTGATTCCACTGAGACACCTCTTCTAACAATTCATAGTCAAATTCACGTCCTAAGGTCGAGCCGAGTTGAGCCACTTCCTTCACAACAGACAGACGATCCAGGCGCTCAATCAAAGAGTCATGCAACGTTGTCGGAATTGCCAGCGCGACATTGTCATCACTAGAACGGTTTAAGGCAGGGCTTTCATTAACATCTGCTTCTAGAACCGTTTTCGTCAATTCCTCCACAAATAGGGGAATGCCATCTGTTTTCTGCACAATTTGTTGGACAAGGGACTGGGGCAGGGATTTCTCCTGAGCCGTTTGCTCAACCATCACCTGAATTTCTTCCCGTCCTAGGCTATCGAGCTTCAAAGAGTGAAGGTGAGGATAAGTATGCCAAGACGACGTAAATTCAGGACGACAGGTTAATAAAATGAGTAAGCGATGATCTCGAATATGATCCAAAAAATAAGTAATGGCATCGAGGGTCGAAGCATCCATCCAATGGAGATCTTCAATCACCAGTAAGACAGGCTGTTGCTTCGCTAACGCCAAACAAACTGCTGTCATTGCCTCAATTGTTTGTTGTTTTTGCCGCTCAGGGGTCAAGTTTAACGGCGGATACTGTTCTTCAAAGGGAACGGCCAGTAAACTTGCAAATAAAGGGGCATATTCTCCTTGAGGCAAGGAACATTGCCCCATGAATTGTTCAATTTTTTCTAATTTCTCAGCAGATGTATCATCCTGAGAAAAGTTAAATGTAGCTTGCTTTAAAAATTCAGTAATGGGGTAGAAGGCACTATTACGATAGTACGGTGAACCTTGAATCTCAGTGAGCCATACGTCTTGGTTTTGAGCAACATTTTTTTTGATCTCCCAAACTAACCTAGACTTTCCCATCCCTGCTTCTCCTTGCAGCAGAACCGCACGGGTATGACCAGCAATAGATTCTTGCCACCGTTCAGACAACAGTGCTGTTTCAGCAACTCGATTAACAAAAGGAGTTAACCCCGACTTTTCAGCAACAGCAAACCTGCTTTTGGCTTTACTTTCCTTAAGAACCTGAAAAATCACGATGGGATCTGAAATCCCTTTCAGTTTTTGTTGTTCCAATTGCTGGCATTCAAAAAACCCTTTCACTAGACGTTGGGTTGCAGCACTAATGATGACTGTATTGGGTTGGGCCAGGGACTGTAAGCGAGCCGCTATGTTGGGTGTTGCCCCCACAATGGCCATGGGATCAGGTGCATTCTTCACCCCCATTTCGCCAATCACAACCAATCCAGTGTGAATTCCAATACGGACCGAAAGACGCTCTCCCCACTTTTTCATGATTTTGGGATTGAGTCTTTGCAGGGATTCTAATATCCGTAGACCACTGCTAACGGCTCTCCTGGCATCATCTTCATGGGCCCGAGGGTAGCCAAAATAGATTAGGACCCCATCGCCTAAGTACCGGGCGATGTATCCTTCAGCATTCGAAATTGCCTTAGCACAGAGTTCCTGATAGGCCAAAAAAACATCCCGGAGATCTTCAGGATCAAGTCTTTCTGCTAAAGGCGACGACTCTACCAAATCGCAAAACATCACGGTTAATTGCCGTCGTTCTGTTTCCCGACTCCACCCATCCTCAGATGGAGTATTTATATTTGTTTTCAGCTTGTGAGTATGATTTTTATGTAAGGAAATTTGATGAGCTTCTAGAGTCTGAGCGACCAGTACTTCTTGATTGCGATCAACTGCAATTTTTAGAACATCGATAATCTCATATTTTATGTCTTCTAAATATTGCTCATCAATGCCAAATTGTCGCTTAATCGCTCTGTAAGAAACTTGACCTCGACGATGCAAAATCTCAATTATTTGTTCTAGAATCTCTTCAAAACTCATTTCAAGTCGCGGCTCTCTTGCTGAGAGAAAGTATTTAAGCTCAAAAAGTTACAATATTTCTCCAAATTTGAGGTCAGTGTCTAGTCAAAGAGATTGAGATTTTAGCCGTAGTTAGATCGCCCTATAATCCCAGCATAACGCACCCACGACACAAAGAGCATAGAAGCTATGCAGGGAGGACAATAGAGTGAGATTTAGGCAAAGACGATTGCAGGGGGTTTCTCAATAACCGATACCTTGCTTAAAGGTCTTAAGGTTCTTAATATTAGACAGTCTATTAACTTAGATGAATTAGCTGGTATTCATGCCGTAGAAACCACATGCTGGGTCACTATATTCTAATATCATCAACCTCTTGCGAATACCCAGATCAATATAACCATTTGTAACAGCTGACCTTTGATATTCATCTCTTCAACCCTTTCTATCAAACCTAGAATAGAAAGACTTCAAAGTGTAGCCCTAGTGCCGTAACTCTCTTCACCAAAAAACAGGGTAACTTTCGGGCTGAAGACGAGCGGTCACAGTAGAAAGCTGAAATCAACATTCTCTGAAGAAGCGCTTGGACTATATTGAGGTTCTCTGGGAGATTGATAGCAATCCCCTTAAGATATAGAGAGTTTCAGAATCAGGTAGAGTACTTCTGGTCCTAATCGTCTAACAAAATCCTTCTACAGGCTCATAGAGAGGATATCTAGTCTATAAGATAGATTTTGCCCCCTTATCAAGGAACAACAAAAGTTCAACCCACCGTTTAATCATTCAAAGGAAACTGACAGAGTAATTATGGCCAGAAATGGGATTGGTATCAATACAGCCCAAGATCGCTCAGAACGGATTGTTGGCCAAATTCATGTTTATGACGGAGCTGGCAAAGGCAAATCACAAGCAGCATTAGGCGTTGTACTGCGTTCAATTGGCTTAGGTATTGCGTCTGCATTTCCGACCCGTGTTCTGCTACTACGGTTTTTAAAAGGTCCTGGCCGCCCCTATGCCGAAGATGCTGCCATTGAAGCTCTGCAGCGTGCCTTTCCCCACTTAATTGATCAGGTGCGAACGGGAAGAGCTGAGTTCTTTGGGGCGGACGATATCACCAAGTTTGACCGCCAAGAAGCCCAACGAGGATGGGACATTGCCAAAGGTGCAATCGCATCAGGGCTCTACTCCGTTGTTGTTCTGGATGAACTCAACCCAGTCTTGGATTTGGGCCTCTTAGACATAAATGACGTGGTCCAATCTCTGCGCAAAAAGCCGGACCATTTGGAGGTTATCTCCACCGGTAGAGGGACGCCCCAAGGCCTGCTCAATATTGCCGATCTCCACTCCGAGATGAAGCCCCATTCCCATGAAGGCACCCGCCAAGGGATTGAAGGGATTGAAATTTATACCGGCTCAGGTAAAGGTAAATCCACCAGTGCTCTAGGCAAGGCCCTTCAGGCGATTGGGCGTGGCATTAGCCAGGATCAATCTCATCGTGTCCTGATTATGCAGTGGCTCAAAGGTGGCCTCGGATATACGGAAGATGCTGCCATTTCCGCCATGCAGCAAAGTTATCCCAATCTAGTGGATCATCAGCGTTGTGGCCGAGATGCCATTGTTTGGCGAGGTCAACAACAAGAGATTGATTATGTAGAAGCAGAGCGGGGTTGGGAAATTGCCCGAGCTGCGATCGCATCGGGTCTCTACAAAACCATCATCTTAGATGAACTCAATCCCACGGTTGATTTGGAACTTCTGCCAGAAGAACCAATCATGCAGGCTTTTTTACGCAAACCTCGTGATACAGAAATCATCATCACAGGGCGCTGTCAGAACCCTCCTGCCTATTTTGAATTGGCGAGTACCCATTCAGAGATGGTTTGTCATAAACACTATGCAGAAAAAGGAGTTGATCTCAAACGCGGTGTAGACTTTTAACGAATCTGTTGCAGTTTGCTCATAGATGCCCAGACCCTACGTTTGACATTTATGATGGGGGCAGATTCTTATTCCTAAACTGAAGAATTGACTGCTGCAATCTGCAAAGAAATCCCAACCTTTTATCCATGAGTCTGCCGTTATCCGCAATGAACTTAGAGAAGCACAACCAACGGATGCAGTTGTTAGCAGATGTTACCTACAAGATTAGGCAATCCCTGGATCTACATGAAATTCTGCAAACCACCGTCACTGAAGTGCGGCAACTGCTAGATGCGGATCGGGTTGTCATGTTTCAGATCCATCCCGATGGGGCGGGAACCGTGGTGCAAGAAGCAGTATTACCGGGTTGGTCGAAATCGATTAACCAAAATATTGTGGATACCTGTTTTGGCACGAACTTTATTGAGTCTTATCGTAATGGCCGCGTTTCCGTCATCAACAATATAGAAGAAGCCCCCATTACCCCTTGCCATGCTGATCTACTGCGGCAATTTGAAGTTAAGGCCAATCTTGTTATCCCGATCATTAGCCAAGGGCAGCTTTGGGGGCTACTGATTGCCCATCAATGCTCGGCCCCTCGAGTCTGGCAAGACTTTGAAGTGGACTTGCTTAAGCAACTAGCGGATCAAGCGGGCATCGCTCTAGCCCAAGCCAAACTGTTGGCCGATCTGAACCAAGCTCATCAACAGCTCAGGTTTCATGTGGAAAATTCTCCCCTTGCTGTGATTGAGTGGGATCATGCCTGTCGGATTCAACGGTGGTCGGCCCAGGCAGAACGCATTTTTGGTTGGTCGGCAGAAGAGGTCACGGGGCGGGGGCCTGATCACTGGTTTATTCATACGGACGATCTCCATCTTTTTCGAGAGCATGTTTTAAACCTGACAGGACATCCCTTCCCGAACTACTCGAATCCAGACATGGAACGGCTGACCCGAAATTATACAAAAACAGGCGACCTGATTGATTGTGAGTGGTACAGCTCCGCTCTGTTTGATGGAGAGGGAAACTTGGTGTCTATCCTGTCCATGGCCCAAGACGTCAGTGCTCGCCAGCAAGCAGAAGTGGCATTACAACAACTCAATCGGGAGTTGGAAATGCGAGTTGAGCAACGAACAGCAGCCTTGCAAGAAAGTGAACAGCGATTCCGGTCTTTGTTTGAAGCTGCACCCGATTTTATCTATGTTTTGGATACGCAAGGGGTAATTCAACATGTCAACCCCGTAGTGATTGAGCGCTCAGGTTACCGGAGATCCGAGCTAGAAGGTCACCCCTTTGTCAATTTGTTTGCCCCTAAATCCCAGGTTCTTTGCCAGCAGCAATTTTCAGATTTACTAGTCTTAGGGAGTCACCGCCAAGAACTGGAGTTCATGGGCAAAAACGGAGCCATTCTGACGGTAGATTGCTCATTTAAGGTTGTTAAAGATCCACTGGGACAAAAGTCTATTTTGGTAGTACAGCGCGATATTAGCGATCGCAAAGCGCTAGAGCGCATTAAAGACGAATTTATTTCTGTAGTCAGTCACGAATTACGCACGCCTCTAACTTCAATCCACGGATCGATCAAACTACTGGCCACAGGTCAATTGGGTGATTTATCAGATGATGGTCAGCAAATGCTCGATATTGCGGATCAAAATACCGATCGCCTCGTCCGCCTAGTCAGTGATGTGTTGGACCTGCAGCGGATCGAATCAGGGCAAGCCAAGATTTATAAGCAGCTTTGCGATGCAGCGGATTTAATGACCCATGCTACTGACGCAATGCGCAGTATGGCGTACCACCATAATGTCACCTTAAAAAGCACACCCCTCCTAACCATGGTTTGGGCCAATCCAGATTACATGGTGCAAACTCTAACTAATTTACTCAGCAATGCCATTAAGTTTTCCCAGCCCGGTGGAACGGTTGAGTTAGCAGCTGAGCTGCGAATTGAAGAGCGTCGAGCCAAAGGGAGTCCCTCTCCGCCAGAGGGGCAGGACACCCACTTTCCCATCACTATTAAACACACCGAACTGTGGTTTCAAGTAATTGACCAGGGCCAAGGCATTCCTGCTGATAAACTGGAAAGCGTTTTTGAGCGCTTCCAGCAAGTAGATGCTTCAGATGCTCGAGAAAAAGGCGGTACCGGTCTTGGTTTAGCAATCTGCCGCAAAATTGTCGAGCAACATGGTGGCAAAATCTGGGCCGAAAGTGTTTTGGGCCAAGGAAGCTGCTTTTTTGTTGCCTTGCCGATGTCTTGCTGGTTAGTAGAAAAAGCTGAGGTCAGTTAATCGTTGGTCTTCATCCCCCATACTTAGTCCTAATCTATGGCAGAAAAACGCATCCTGATTATTGATGATGAGCAAGCAATTCAAGCTGTAGCCAGCCTCAGTTTAAAGATGGAAGCTGGCTGGAAGGTCATCACCGCCAATTCAGGGGCTGAAGGTATCGCCATTGCCGTCAAGGAGCAACCCGATACTATTTTGCTGGATGTGATGATGCCGATATTGGATGGCATAGAAACCTTCAAACAGCTACAACAAAGTTCTTTAACCCGTAATATCCCGGTTATTTTATTAACGGCTAAAGCTCAAGCAGCGGAACAGCAGCAATTTAAGAGTTTAGGGGTTGCTGGGGTGATTACGAAGCCCTTTAATTCGCTGACCCTAGCTAGCCAAATTGCTAAGGTATTGGGGTGGTCTATTTAGCTCGCTGATTGGCCAAAGGCAGAGTGCTAACCAGAGGAATGAGATTGATATGCAAGCCTTTCCTGGGCTAAATCTCGAATTAAAGGCAATCTAGCGCTGATATAGGCGTTTAAGTCACTAGCATCGACCATTTTTAGGAACTCTTCCCGACGAAGCTGTCGAGACAACCAGTTCACCAAAGCATCATTGTCTAGGGTCAATAAAATATTGGTTTGTGTCTCTTCAATTAATGACCAAAATTTACGGATTGCTTCAGGAGACATGAACCCGGCCTTTAAGATTCTCTTTATATTCATCAGGTTACATGAGAAATTTTGAGGTGAGAGGGATCTGGCGGAAGAAAACATAAAAGTTACATTATGCTCATGAAATAAATTGACTTTCATGTGCAAGCGTAGAGAAATATAAATACTGCTTTTATAGATAAAACTCTGAAAACCCTGCTAAGTATAGGTTTTTTCAATACTTAACCTAATCTTCATTGCGAGTTATTAACAGTAAAATCTCTATCATGAGCGCTATGCAATTTAACAATTCAGGTCGTCCAGATGTT
The Acaryochloris marina S15 genome window above contains:
- a CDS encoding polyprenyl synthetase family protein — protein: MPLAALAPQDLETLQVHLGHYRDVTLAALLAVIPTGEPQRYLYEPLKRHLSHMGKGLRPALCMATCQAFGGTEEQSLKSAVALEMIHNAFLVHDDVEDNSECRHRMPTMQAEQGVPIAVNIGDAMNALSLRLVRENIPLLGHQLTQRIYEEFEHLMLKSLEGQASELGWVRDNRCDVTETDYLQMILNKTCWYSFMHPCRIGGLIASKDTLDLDRFNKFGYFMGAAFQIQDDVLNLVGDSQRYGKEIGGDIWEGKRTLMLVHLFKQGTPSERNMLQFFMDKPRDERSEDEVSWVIQRMQDYGSIAYAIAVAHQFAEAALAEFSVAYGDAPDSEEKAFIPKLIHYMISRNL
- a CDS encoding FAD-dependent oxidoreductase; translated protein: MQKKVVILGGGVAGLSAAHELIERGFAVEVYEAKKIPGGKARSIPVPNTGGMGPNGPRKPLPGEHGFRFFPRFYKHIVDTMARIPYGKDKTVADNLVDTTRVEMARYGQRPIVFPSRSPRTFSDVQEILNEFPTIFGPDFGVSPEEIAFFGTKVWQIITSCEERRLAEYEKEDWWEFVEADHRSPAYQKIFGHGITRSLVAAKAHLASTKTIGDIFVQLLFDLVEPGPSSDRVLNAPTNDAWINPWLAYLIQQGVQYHLEAKVLAIDCVNGLIQGVTIETEGQTFQAQGDYYIAAVPIERMAELVTDSIKTADPELGKLHQLSEGGVSWMNGIQLYLTEDVPLSHGHAIYVDSPWALTSISQRQFWPGVDFNQYADGRIKGIISVDISEWDEPGLNGKTAKECTREEVKNEVWAQLKKSINIHGQEILKDEFLDHWFLDPAIYLVEGEGDTNEEPLLVNLINTWSKRPDAVTDIPNLFLASDYVRTYTDLATMEGANEAARRAVNGIIAAAKADVPPCKTWKLHEQEIFEPWRVIDRIRFHQGLPWDDSLVRWGLSVLRLAHQGGRILEQLLGVTIDQPLEKLGNPLYAVGTQGFDNVELRQELMEVVQKSVLDIVVRMAESQTMPETIPNLATLQTLSEHPQPSPAQPRSGKVRIIPE
- a CDS encoding encapsulin; its protein translation is MSSQIDWTSEQWNQIQQLVADEVSKVSVAGSFLACCGPLEQSATVVRSQTLIEVEPEEDPISEDLVLDPIKVDDIDTLRLWTLSVYIELKQRQLAEENLIGAISVFRRAANLLARSEDAIIFNGLPQADPTNQQLKVARSPILCRVKGGQQADGLVDRSSYDPISGSTGERLVINIAGAIANLESSGHLGPFACILGQGAFVEANTPNDSLVLPKDRIEPLLGTQLLRSSTLQDYQVVVVSLAGDPIDLVVATSPTVQFLNVNNEARYLFRVYEKFVLRVKEEGAVSAFSLS
- a CDS encoding DUF3237 domain-containing protein codes for the protein MEVCQDGLKLWYGTEDAPASESFIATRQGISITVGVYPLHPANKVTVYYRSNKNRLVQSTAGVLRHSDYVAAKQYFSVHFLSLLEPQKVEYLVTLSCAGRQVPNVCNTQQFPSSFVINDLPSSLTTPQSTSKTPTSKSSQFHRFPCNLNYLATVQVQLQEPPEIIGETPEGLKVNWSIKAGQVNGPKLNAIFGPQGGDHMTIRHDGIGIVGAYATLQTVDGALIQTRYSGVFELGQKGYQNFLKQQWLNAPPLRVTPRFLTEHPKYKWLNRLQCIGIGEVQMSDLLVIYDLYAL